A single window of Nomascus leucogenys isolate Asia chromosome 18, Asia_NLE_v1, whole genome shotgun sequence DNA harbors:
- the LOC115831216 gene encoding branchpoint-bridging protein-like produces MGTAGRRRDAAGASYRPEDAGGRWELGVKGRDSLFRQIGGGERRPGSEDGSDPRREGEQSGGPLSPPTHDFMHAIVPSRSVKEPVSLRALGGWEVSWMCFQTLEPPPTSLHLRSPPSTSLHLPSPPSTFLHLSPPSPTSLIPGPGAGKIAFRVAQICSDQIWALRIQPFGL; encoded by the exons ATGGGGACGGCTGGGCGCCGGCGGGACGCTGCAGGAGCGAGCTACCGGCCGGAGGACGCGGGGGGACGCTGGGAACTCGGGGTGAAGGGACGGGACTCATTGTTTCGTCAGATTGGGGGCGGGGAGAGGAGGCCCGGGTCTGAGGATGGAAGCGATCCCCGCCGGGAGGGAGAACAAAGCGGTGGCCCGCTCTCTCCCCCGACGCACG ATTTCATGCACGCGATCGTCCCAAGCAGAAGCGTGAAAGAGCCTGTGAGCTTGCGTGCTCTTGGAGGATGGGAAGTGTCCTGGATGTGTTTTCAAACCTTGGAGCCGCCACCCACCTCTCTCCACCTCCGctcacctccctccacctccctccacctcccctcacctccctccaccttcctccacctttctccaccttcccccacctccctcatCCCAGGGCCTGGAGCTGGAAAGATTGCTTTTAGGGTGGCCCAGATCTGCAGTGATCAGATCTGGGCTTTGAGGATCCAGCCTTTTGGCCTTTAG